The following coding sequences are from one Syntrophomonadaceae bacterium window:
- a CDS encoding phosphoglycerate dehydrogenase codes for MNKILVTALSFSKYNKEPLSLLQKAGCEVVWNPTGLPLQEDQLCQMVADCEAILVGVDPITRRVLEAGKKLKVVAKHGVGVDNIDLQAAAALGIQVTNGPDTNSEAVADLTFGLMLAAARSIPLADKSTREGKWPRLVGPELYRKKLGILGLGAIGKRVAKRAAGFSMEVLAYDVYQDAAFAAAHQVRYLSLAEVLRESDFITLNLPLLPDTREIINEKTLCLMQPTAYLINTARGELIDEQALYQALKAGRLAGAALDAFIQEPPPADHPLLGLPNVVVTPHMGAYSYEANRNMGMAAATNILAVFRGETPPNLVKY; via the coding sequence ATGAACAAAATTCTGGTGACAGCCCTATCTTTTAGCAAGTACAACAAGGAGCCTCTTTCGCTTTTGCAAAAAGCGGGTTGTGAAGTGGTTTGGAATCCCACCGGCCTGCCGCTGCAAGAAGACCAACTCTGCCAAATGGTTGCCGACTGCGAAGCCATCCTGGTCGGGGTTGATCCTATCACCCGCCGGGTGCTGGAAGCGGGAAAGAAACTGAAAGTAGTCGCTAAGCACGGGGTAGGCGTTGACAATATTGATCTCCAGGCTGCCGCCGCCCTCGGCATTCAGGTGACCAACGGCCCCGACACCAACAGCGAGGCAGTAGCAGATTTGACTTTCGGCCTGATGCTGGCTGCCGCAAGAAGTATCCCCTTGGCCGACAAGAGCACCCGGGAAGGAAAGTGGCCCCGCCTGGTCGGCCCCGAACTCTACCGCAAGAAACTTGGCATATTAGGCCTCGGAGCCATTGGCAAGCGGGTTGCCAAACGGGCCGCCGGTTTCTCGATGGAGGTCCTGGCCTATGACGTCTATCAGGACGCCGCCTTTGCCGCCGCCCATCAGGTCCGGTATCTCTCTCTGGCGGAGGTGCTCCGGGAAAGCGACTTTATTACCCTAAACCTCCCCCTCTTGCCTGACACCAGGGAGATCATTAACGAAAAAACATTATGCCTGATGCAACCAACCGCTTATCTGATAAACACCGCTCGTGGAGAGCTAATCGATGAACAAGCGCTGTATCAAGCCTTAAAAGCTGGCCGGCTGGCAGGTGCCGCCCTGGATGCCTTCATCCAGGAACCCCCGCCGGCAGACCATCCCCTGCTGGGGCTCCCCAATGTGGTAGTAACACCCCACATGGGCGCCTATTCCTATGAAGCTAACCGCAACATGGGCATGGCTGCAGCAACAAATATTCTGGCTGTCTTCAGGGGCGAAACCCCGCCAAACCTGGTAAAATACTAA